Below is a genomic region from Streptomyces sp. NBC_00461.
ACCCACGCTCCATCCGGAGTTCCACGCCATCGCCAAACGCGTGAACAACTGGGGGCGTTGGGGCGCCGACGACGAGATCGGCACCCTCAACCTGATCACCGACGAGGTCGTCCGGGAGGCCGCCGCGACCGTCCGCACCGGCCGCCGCATCCCCCTCGCCCTGCCTCTGAAGCAGGACGGCGTGCAGAACGGGATGATCCCGGGGCGGGTCAATCCGCTGCACGCGATGGTGCAGATCAACCAGGAGCTGTTCGGCCCGGGGACGGTGGCGTGCAGCGACGACGCCGTGACCATGGGCCTCCAGGCCGCCACCCACTGGGACGCGCTGACCCATGTCTCGCACTCGGGCCGCCTCTACAACGGCCGCCCCGCCGACACCATCACCCCGCACGGCGGCGCCGAGTTCAGCGGCATCGACAAGGCCCGGCACATCGTCTCGCGTGGGGTGCTGCTGGACGTCGCACGCGCGCGTGGCGTCGACCGGCTGGAGGGCGGGCACGCGGTCACACCCGAGGACCTGGAGGCCGCCGAGGAGATGGCCGGTACGCGGGTGCGCGCCGGCGACATCGTGCTCGTACGGACCGGGCAGATCCAGGTCTATCTCGCCGGGGACAGGGACGCGTACGGCTACCCTTCACCCGGCCTGTCGGTCCGTACGCCGGAGTGGTTCCACGCGCGCGATGTCGCCGCCGTCGCCAATGACACCCTCACGTTCGAGATCTTTCCGCCCGAGATCGAGGATCTGTGGCTGCCCGTGCATGCGCTGGACCTGGTGGAGATGGGGATGCTGCAGGGCCAGAACTGGAATCTCGAAGAGTTGTCCACAGCCTGTGGAGAAGTGGGCCGGTACGCCTTCCTGCTGTCGGCGATGCCCGAACCCTTCGTCGGCGCGACGGGGACTCCGGTGGCCCCCGTCGCCGTGCTGTGAAGGCCGTCGGCCGGCGGCGCGGTGCTCCCGCCCCGAGCACGGCACCACACGCCGCCGGCCGACTCCGGCGCACCCTCCCCCACTCTCGACTTCGGTCGAGCGGGGAGGCCCCCATCGACCCCTCTTGGCCCTGAGGGAGCCGACGCCGAATCACGACTCGCACTCGTCGAGGGCTCCCGTCACCGAAGCCCTCGTCGTCCCCTCACGGCGAATCGCTAACCACAAGCGTGATCAAACGGACACGACGCGTCAACACCCGTACGGGGATTTATTACTTAAGCCCTATTTGCCATGGGCGCGCACAGAAGCACATCCCGGCGCATCACTCCGCGCCGGTCACGGCCTGACAGCGGTTTCTGCACCCGTACACCGCGGCTGACGGACCTTCGGCGCCCGTGCGCCGGTCACACCGCCTCGAACGCGAGCCCTTCGTACGCCGGAGCGCCGCCCATGCAGGTTTCCGCGGCCTGACGGGACTGTGCGCAGCGGTCGAGTTCGCACCAGATGCGCTTGCCCGCGCCCTCGGGGCTCCAGCCCCAGCGGTCGGCCAGTCCGTCGACGAGGGCGAGACCACGGCCCCCGGTCGCGTCGCCGTCGGCACACCGGGGCACGGGAGCCCGGTCGCTGGTGTCCGCCACCTCAAGACGGACCGTGGCCGACTCCCCGGCCACGCCGGGCAGGGACAGCCTCAGCACAGCCGGACAGCCGGTGTGCACCACAGCGTTGGTGACCAGTTCGGAGACGAGCAGGATCAGCGTCTCGGCGAGCGGCTCGTCGACCTCTATCCCGGACCCGGCGAGGCGGGAACGCGCCCACTTCCGGGCTCGCCCCACCTCCGCGGGGTCGGGCCGGACTTCCAGCTGCACCTGAAGCACCTGCACCGCTCACACCATCCGAACCGGCGGACACATGACCTCGCGCCACGCGCGCGCCGCGACGAGGGCCACGATCGTAGCCATTTTCTGCATGACCAGGACAACAGCCAGTGCAGAGCCCAGAGCCAGGGTCACGGAACGTGAATCCCTTACGAGACAGCATGGTTGACGTACAGTCACCCCAACAAGCGCTTCGGGCATATTCCAGCGCGAAGGAGTACCCGTGCGGCATACTGTGCGACGCTCGTTGCGGGGAGTCGAACAGGCCGGTTCTGGCATCACCCCAAGGGCAACACCGGCACGGCTCGTGCTCGGAACCACTCGCATCCCACAGAAGGTACCGGAGCGGGACGCCGACTCCAGGACGTGACGGGTCACGCCTAGGACACAACCCGGTATCAACGCTCTGTAATTCCGGTATGCCACAATCCGCGACATCTGCGAGGGCCGCTTCCGCGACAGCCCAGGCCGGCGCCCCTCAGGTCACCAGATCGGCCGCGAGCAGCTCCTCACTCTCCGTAACGCCACCGCCACGTTGCGCCCGCACCCGCGCCCGCTTGAGAAGCAGATGCACCTCGCATTCCCAGGTGAAGCCCATGCCGCCGTGCACTTGGAGGCAGTCGCGGGCGCCGCGCTCGGCGGCCTCGTCGGCCAGCAGCCGGGCCGCGGCGATGTCGACCCGGTCGGCGGTGACGGCGGCGGCGTAGACGGCCGCACGGGCCACCTCGGTGCGTACGAGCATCTGCGCGCACAGGTGCTTGACGGCCTGGAAGGCTCCGATCGGCTGCCCGAACTGCTCGCGGGTCCGGGCGTGTTGCACGGCCAGTTCGCACGCACGCGCGGCCGTGCCGAGCTGCTCGGCCGCGGTGAGGAGGATGCCGAGGGGATCGGGGACGGCCGGCGCCGGCACCCGGTGCAGGGGGGTGAGCGGGTCCACGGAGTTCATCGGTACGGCCCCCTCGGCGCCCGGCCGCACGACATCGGCTTCCTCCATCCACTCCACGAGCCTGCCGTCGGCGGCGGCGACGACCGTCTCCCCGGTGGCCGCACCCTCCACCTCCCCGGCCGCGAGGTGGGTGGCCAGGAGCGGCCCGGGCACCAACGCCCGCCCGGCCTCCTCGAACGCCAACACGGCCTCCGGCAGCCCGAGTCCGGCCCCTCCGTCCGCCTCGGGCAGTCGCAGAGAGAAGAAGCCCAAGTCGCCGAGAGCCCGCCACAGGGCCCGGTCGAGACGGAACTGGGAATCGCCGGGCTGTGCAGCAGCGCCCTGAAGGGGCGCGGGGTTGTATACATCAGCGGCTCCGCCGCGGGGCGCGACCAGCCACGACGATCGCGCAGACGACCGACGACCGACGACACCCCGCACAGCGGCCTGCAATGCCCGTTGCTCCTCCGTCAGTTGAAACCGCACAGCTCACCTCCCCTTCGGCAGCCCAAGAATCCGCTCGGCGACGATGTTCCGCTGAATCTGCGAGGTCCCCGCCGCGATGGTGTACGACAGCGCCGACAGCCGGTCGAGCATCCAGGGCCGACCCAAGTCCAGCGAGTCCGGCCCAAGAACCTCCGCCGCCGCGTCGTACAGCTCCTGCCGGGCGTGCGAATAGCTCAACTTGAAGACCGAACCCCCCACTCCCGGCACACCGCCGGAGGCCTCCGCCTCGCTCACGTTCCACTGCGTCAGCCGCCACAGCGCCCGGAACTCGGCGTTCAGCCTGCCCAGCCGTCGCCGGAGCGCGGAATCGTCCCAGCGCCCGTTCCTACGAGCCTCGGCGGCGAGTTCGCCCAGCACGCGCCGGCATGCCACGACCTCGCCCACGAAGGCCGTGCCGCGCTCGAAGGACAGCGTCACCATCGTCACGCGCCAGCCGTCGTCCTCGTCCCCGACCCGGTTCGTCACCGGCACGCGCACGTCGTCGAGGAACACCTCGGCGAACTCGGCGGACCCGGCGAGGGTCCGCAGCGGCCGTACGGTGATCCCCGGGGCGTTCATGGGCATGGCGAGCCAGGTGATGCCCCTGTGCTTCGGCGCGCCCGGATCCGTGCGGACCAACAGCTCGCACCAGTCGGCCACTTCGGCGTGCGAGGTCCAGATCTTGGACCCGCTCACCACGTAGTCGTCGCCGTCCCTACGCGCGCGCGTGCGCAGTGCCGCGAGGTCGGAACCGGCGTCCGGTTCGCTGAAGCCCTGGCACCAGACCTCCTCTCCACGCAGGATCGGCGGCAGCCAGCGCGCCCGCTGCTCGGGTGTTCCCTCGGCGGCGATGGTCGGCCCGGCGTGCAGCAGCCCGACGAAGTTCGCGCCCACGTAGGGCGCGCCGGCCTTCTCGGTCTCCTCCAGGAAGATCAGCCGCGTGGTCGGGGAGGCGTCCCAGTGGACGTCGGCGTACCCGGCGTCGTACAGCATCCGCTGCCAGCCGAGGTCGTGGGCCCGGCGCGCCGGCCAGTCGTCCGGGGACGGCTTCGGCGGCAGGGTCGGCAGCACCTTGCCGAGCCACTCCCGCAGCCTCGCCCGGAACTCCTCCTCCTCGGAGGTGTACGAGAGGTCCATGGGCGGGGCTACTTGTCGAAGTCCAGGTCGAGCATGCGGATCGCGTTGCCCCGCATCAGCTTGTAGACCGTCTCGTCGTCGAGGCCCTTCACATGGTCGAGGGCGACCTCCTTGGTGTGCGGAAAGGTCGAGTCGACGTGCGGATAGTCGGTCTCGAAGGTGGCGTTGTCCCGGCCCACCACGTCCAGCGAGGCGACCCCGTGCTTGTCTCGGAAGAAGCAGCAGAAGATCTGCCGGTAGTAGTACGTCGACGGGGGCTCCGGGACCAGGTCCCGCACCCCGCCCCACGCCCGGTGCTCCTCCCAGACGTCGTCGGCGCGTTCCAGGGCGTACGGGATCCAGCCCATCTGCCCTTCGGAGTAGGCGAGTTTGAGGCGCGGGAACTTCACCAGCACCCCGCTGAACAGGTAGTCCATCATCGAGGCCATGGCGTTGTTGAAGCTCAGCGACGCCTGGACGGCGGGTGGCGCGTCCGGGGAGGCGGCCGGCATCTGCGAGCTGCTGCCGATGTGCATGTTGACGACCGTCCCGGTCTCCTGGCAGACCGCGAAGAACGGGTCCCAGTAGCCGGAGTGGATGGAGGGCAGCCCGAGGTAGGTGGGGATCTCGGAGAAGGTCACCGCCTTCACCCCGCGCGCGGCGTTGCGCCGGATCTCGGCGACCGCCAGGTCGATGTCCCACAGGGGAATCAGACACAGCGGGATCAGCCGGCCCCCGCTGTCCCCGCACCACTCCTCCACCATCCAGTCGTTGTAGGCGCGCACACAGGCCAGCGCGACCTCCTTGTCGTGCGCCTCGGCGAAGGTCTGGCCGCAAAAACGCGGGAAGGAGGGGAAGCAGAGGCTGGCCTCGACGTGGTTGAGGTCCATGTCCTCCAGGCGTGCCTTGGGGTCCCAGCAGCCGCGCCGCATCTCCGCTCTGGTGATCCCCTCCAGGGTCATCTCGTCGCGGTCGAAGCCGACGGCGGCGATGTTGCGCTTGTACGGGAACTTCAGGTCCTCGTAGATCCACCAGTCGGTCGGCTGGCCCTCCGGGTCCATGGTGATCCGGTATTTGCCGGCGACGTAGGCGAGTTCGCCGATCCCGGCGGTGAGGGCCTGTGGGCCGCGGTCGCGGTACTTCTGGGGCAGCCAGGTCTCGAAGAGGTGCGCGGGCTCGATCACATGGTCGTCGACGCTGATGACGCGGGGCAGTTCGGTCATGGTCCCCTCCACCTGGTACTGACCAATTTCTGATGGTCCGTCAGATCTCGATATGCCTAGCAGGCTAGCCCCACCCCCCTGGACCGACA
It encodes:
- a CDS encoding cyclase family protein encodes the protein MSQPMPGSPSQPTLHPEFHAIAKRVNNWGRWGADDEIGTLNLITDEVVREAAATVRTGRRIPLALPLKQDGVQNGMIPGRVNPLHAMVQINQELFGPGTVACSDDAVTMGLQAATHWDALTHVSHSGRLYNGRPADTITPHGGAEFSGIDKARHIVSRGVLLDVARARGVDRLEGGHAVTPEDLEAAEEMAGTRVRAGDIVLVRTGQIQVYLAGDRDAYGYPSPGLSVRTPEWFHARDVAAVANDTLTFEIFPPEIEDLWLPVHALDLVEMGMLQGQNWNLEELSTACGEVGRYAFLLSAMPEPFVGATGTPVAPVAVL
- a CDS encoding ATP-binding protein, whose amino-acid sequence is MQLEVRPDPAEVGRARKWARSRLAGSGIEVDEPLAETLILLVSELVTNAVVHTGCPAVLRLSLPGVAGESATVRLEVADTSDRAPVPRCADGDATGGRGLALVDGLADRWGWSPEGAGKRIWCELDRCAQSRQAAETCMGGAPAYEGLAFEAV
- a CDS encoding acyl-CoA dehydrogenase family protein, producing the protein MRFQLTEEQRALQAAVRGVVGRRSSARSSWLVAPRGGAADVYNPAPLQGAAAQPGDSQFRLDRALWRALGDLGFFSLRLPEADGGAGLGLPEAVLAFEEAGRALVPGPLLATHLAAGEVEGAATGETVVAAADGRLVEWMEEADVVRPGAEGAVPMNSVDPLTPLHRVPAPAVPDPLGILLTAAEQLGTAARACELAVQHARTREQFGQPIGAFQAVKHLCAQMLVRTEVARAAVYAAAVTADRVDIAAARLLADEAAERGARDCLQVHGGMGFTWECEVHLLLKRARVRAQRGGGVTESEELLAADLVT
- a CDS encoding acyl-CoA dehydrogenase family protein; translated protein: MDLSYTSEEEEFRARLREWLGKVLPTLPPKPSPDDWPARRAHDLGWQRMLYDAGYADVHWDASPTTRLIFLEETEKAGAPYVGANFVGLLHAGPTIAAEGTPEQRARWLPPILRGEEVWCQGFSEPDAGSDLAALRTRARRDGDDYVVSGSKIWTSHAEVADWCELLVRTDPGAPKHRGITWLAMPMNAPGITVRPLRTLAGSAEFAEVFLDDVRVPVTNRVGDEDDGWRVTMVTLSFERGTAFVGEVVACRRVLGELAAEARRNGRWDDSALRRRLGRLNAEFRALWRLTQWNVSEAEASGGVPGVGGSVFKLSYSHARQELYDAAAEVLGPDSLDLGRPWMLDRLSALSYTIAAGTSQIQRNIVAERILGLPKGR
- a CDS encoding amidohydrolase family protein, translating into MTELPRVISVDDHVIEPAHLFETWLPQKYRDRGPQALTAGIGELAYVAGKYRITMDPEGQPTDWWIYEDLKFPYKRNIAAVGFDRDEMTLEGITRAEMRRGCWDPKARLEDMDLNHVEASLCFPSFPRFCGQTFAEAHDKEVALACVRAYNDWMVEEWCGDSGGRLIPLCLIPLWDIDLAVAEIRRNAARGVKAVTFSEIPTYLGLPSIHSGYWDPFFAVCQETGTVVNMHIGSSSQMPAASPDAPPAVQASLSFNNAMASMMDYLFSGVLVKFPRLKLAYSEGQMGWIPYALERADDVWEEHRAWGGVRDLVPEPPSTYYYRQIFCCFFRDKHGVASLDVVGRDNATFETDYPHVDSTFPHTKEVALDHVKGLDDETVYKLMRGNAIRMLDLDFDK